The Endozoicomonas montiporae CL-33 genome contains a region encoding:
- a CDS encoding SPOR domain-containing protein, with product MSAQRATSRRGASKGSTRKSSSGKPKVPGWLFLVTGFALGFFVASLISLTPSAIDVPVPQREDGKASAKNSEPNPVFDFYTLLPETEVVLPEPEATPVTRPAPKPAATTRAPATKPAEHNRYLLQAGSFRSEKDADRLRATLILSGLTPRISKVNVAGGETWHRVQIGPFDDQGSLDNARRILAEQKIDSLLLKLK from the coding sequence ATGAGTGCCCAGAGAGCAACCAGCCGACGGGGAGCCAGTAAAGGCAGTACCCGCAAATCCAGTAGCGGAAAACCCAAGGTGCCGGGATGGCTATTCCTTGTCACCGGTTTTGCTCTGGGCTTTTTTGTCGCGTCACTGATCAGTCTGACGCCTTCAGCCATTGATGTGCCTGTGCCACAGCGCGAGGATGGTAAGGCTTCAGCGAAAAACAGTGAGCCGAATCCGGTGTTTGATTTTTATACGTTGTTGCCGGAAACCGAGGTTGTGCTGCCAGAGCCGGAAGCCACACCGGTTACCCGACCTGCTCCAAAACCTGCCGCAACCACCAGGGCACCGGCAACAAAGCCTGCAGAGCATAATCGTTATCTGCTTCAGGCGGGTTCATTCCGCAGTGAAAAGGATGCCGACCGGCTGCGGGCAACTTTGATTTTATCCGGGCTGACGCCGCGCATTTCCAAAGTCAATGTGGCGGGCGGGGAAACCTGGCACCGGGTGCAGATCGGGCCGTTTGATGATCAGGGCAGTCTGGACAATGCCCGCCGGATTCTGGCTGAACAGAAGATCGACAGTTTGCTGTTGAAATTAAAATAA
- the hslV gene encoding ATP-dependent protease subunit HslV — MEQYRGTTILSVRRADSVVVGGDGQVSLGDAVIKGNAHKVRRLYKGKVIAGFAGGTADAFTLFERFEAHLEKHQGRLEKSAVELAKEWRTDRTLNRLEAMLIVADAKSSLIITGNGDVMVTEDGILAIGSGGFFAQSAAKALYQNTELGARDIVEKSLEIAADVCVYTNHNRVIEEISIEE, encoded by the coding sequence TTGGAACAGTATCGTGGCACAACTATTCTGTCTGTCCGTCGAGCTGACAGCGTGGTGGTAGGCGGTGATGGTCAGGTTTCCCTGGGTGACGCCGTCATCAAGGGCAACGCCCACAAAGTACGTCGCCTGTACAAAGGTAAGGTCATTGCCGGATTTGCCGGTGGTACTGCTGACGCCTTTACCCTGTTTGAACGTTTTGAAGCGCACCTTGAAAAGCATCAGGGACGTCTGGAAAAATCGGCGGTTGAGCTGGCCAAAGAATGGCGCACCGATCGCACCCTGAATCGCCTCGAAGCCATGCTGATTGTGGCTGACGCGAAATCTTCCCTGATTATTACCGGTAACGGTGACGTTATGGTCACTGAAGATGGCATTCTGGCCATTGGTTCCGGTGGTTTCTTTGCCCAGTCTGCCGCCAAGGCGCTGTATCAGAATACTGAGCTGGGCGCCCGGGATATTGTTGAAAAGAGTCTGGAAATTGCCGCCGATGTGTGTGTTTACACCAACCACAATCGCGTGATTGAAGAAATCTCCATCGAAGAATAA